In Blastopirellula sediminis, the following proteins share a genomic window:
- a CDS encoding threonine aldolase family protein, whose amino-acid sequence MNAPNPLPRRQFASDNYAGVIPEVWEALEHARFGHAPAYGDDPWTARASDLLRQFFETDCEVYFVFNGTAANSLALASLCNSYHSVICHALAHVETDECGAPEFFSNGTKVLLADGANGKIDPDSVESIVNRRKDIHYPKPRVLSVTQATEMGTVYQPDELAALCDVAKRHDLRVHLDGARLSNALASLGKAPADVTWRLGIDVLCFGGTKIGMPVGEAVIFFDHDLANEFEYRCKQSGQLASKMRFLSAPWIGLLETNAWLKHAKNANACAAALGKAVESIEGLSLLAPVEANACFVHLPENVAAGLRERGWKFYNFIGSGGARFMCSWDTSMDDVNALIDDLRELTK is encoded by the coding sequence TTGAACGCCCCCAATCCACTGCCGCGCCGTCAGTTCGCCAGCGATAACTACGCAGGCGTCATTCCTGAAGTCTGGGAAGCGCTCGAGCATGCCCGATTTGGTCATGCCCCTGCGTACGGAGATGATCCCTGGACTGCGCGTGCGTCCGACTTGCTGCGTCAGTTTTTCGAGACCGACTGCGAAGTCTACTTCGTCTTCAACGGTACGGCGGCCAACTCGCTCGCCTTGGCCTCGCTTTGCAACTCGTACCACAGTGTGATCTGCCACGCGCTCGCCCACGTCGAAACCGACGAGTGCGGCGCGCCGGAGTTCTTCTCCAACGGTACGAAGGTTCTCTTGGCCGATGGCGCCAACGGAAAGATTGATCCAGACTCGGTCGAAAGCATCGTCAATCGTCGCAAAGACATCCACTATCCAAAGCCGCGCGTCCTGAGCGTCACCCAGGCGACCGAAATGGGTACGGTCTACCAACCGGATGAACTCGCCGCGCTGTGCGACGTCGCCAAGCGGCATGACTTGCGAGTCCATCTGGACGGCGCCCGGTTGTCGAACGCCTTGGCTAGTTTAGGAAAAGCCCCGGCCGACGTTACCTGGCGACTGGGGATCGACGTCCTTTGCTTCGGCGGCACAAAGATCGGCATGCCGGTCGGCGAAGCGGTCATCTTCTTTGACCATGACCTCGCCAACGAGTTTGAATACCGTTGCAAGCAGTCAGGGCAGTTGGCCTCGAAGATGCGTTTCCTGTCGGCGCCCTGGATCGGGCTGCTCGAAACGAACGCCTGGCTGAAGCATGCCAAGAACGCCAACGCTTGTGCGGCGGCTCTGGGAAAAGCGGTCGAGTCGATCGAAGGATTGTCGCTACTCGCGCCCGTCGAAGCGAACGCCTGCTTCGTGCATTTGCCGGAGAATGTTGCGGCGGGACTTCGTGAGCGAGGCTGGAAGTTCTACAACTTCATCGGCAGCGGCGGCGCCCGCTTCATGTGCTCGTGGGATACGTCGATGGATGACGTGAACGCGCTGATTGATGATCTGCGTGAGCTGACGAAGTAG
- a CDS encoding ROK family protein — translation MFLGIEIGGTKLQVVIGEPGQDPVALERMDVQPDRGAIGILDQIETATHRLLQKNKPVGIGVGFGGPVDPQTGIVAKSHQIEGWDRFPLRDWCQKTFNLPTSICNDCDAAALAEATYGAGEGAGSVFYVTVGTGVGGGFVYQGKQFGADRPAIAEIGHMRPGMHADRAEITVESIASGWGLAAEARSRLMGDVSRSLSLSRERGPIAEQTSDEFSRDLLLRCDHDLDQLTAKLIGQAAADGNELARDILDHGTQALGWAIAQVVTLIAPQVIVVGGGVSLMGDQLFFTPLRAQVRRFVFPPLADSYAIVPAALGELVVVHGALALAAQNA, via the coding sequence ATGTTCCTCGGAATCGAGATCGGCGGTACCAAACTGCAAGTCGTTATCGGTGAGCCGGGACAAGATCCAGTCGCTTTAGAGCGAATGGATGTGCAGCCTGATCGTGGCGCGATTGGGATTCTCGACCAGATCGAAACCGCCACGCATCGCTTGCTGCAAAAGAACAAACCGGTCGGCATCGGCGTCGGCTTCGGCGGCCCGGTTGATCCGCAAACCGGCATTGTCGCCAAGAGCCATCAGATTGAAGGCTGGGACCGCTTCCCGCTGCGTGACTGGTGTCAAAAGACGTTCAACTTGCCGACGTCGATCTGCAACGACTGCGACGCTGCCGCGTTGGCCGAAGCGACCTACGGAGCAGGGGAGGGCGCCGGCAGCGTCTTCTACGTCACAGTCGGCACTGGAGTCGGCGGCGGCTTCGTCTATCAAGGAAAGCAGTTTGGCGCCGATCGTCCGGCGATCGCCGAGATTGGGCACATGCGTCCCGGCATGCACGCCGATCGAGCCGAGATCACCGTCGAATCAATCGCCAGCGGTTGGGGGCTTGCAGCCGAAGCTCGCTCCCGTCTGATGGGAGACGTTTCCCGTTCCCTCTCCCTTTCCCGCGAACGAGGGCCGATCGCCGAACAAACCAGCGACGAATTCTCGCGTGATCTGCTCCTCCGCTGCGACCATGATCTCGACCAACTGACCGCCAAGCTAATCGGCCAGGCTGCCGCGGATGGCAATGAATTGGCCCGCGACATTCTCGACCATGGCACCCAGGCGCTCGGCTGGGCGATCGCCCAGGTCGTCACGCTAATCGCGCCGCAAGTGATTGTGGTCGGCGGCGGGGTCTCGCTGATGGGAGACCAACTCTTCTTCACCCCGCTGCGCGCCCAAGTCCGGCGGTTCGTCTTCCCGCCGCTGGCCGACAGCTACGCGATCGTCCCGGCGGCGCTCGGCGAACTAGTGGTCGTCCACGGCGCACTCGCTCTCGCTGCACAAAACGCCTAA
- the dapB gene encoding 4-hydroxy-tetrahydrodipicolinate reductase has protein sequence MSAPRVVISGAAGRMGQRLIALGHQNPGIELVAALEHDGHPRLGEDAGAIAGVGPIGLPLSSKLEVSADALIDFSVPAGADRAIKLCVDNNIALVMATTGLTDEHKAALHEAAKKIAIVWAPSMSLAVNLTMKLTEIAAASLKDYPGGADVEIVERHHRFKEDSPSGTALKFGEIVKSQMGQTKEAHGREGRPGERPHDEIGYHAVRVGDNPGEHTIIFGLLGETIELKVGASNRDCYANGALKAAQFVAGKPAGLYTMADVLGL, from the coding sequence ATGAGCGCACCGCGCGTGGTGATCAGCGGCGCCGCTGGTCGAATGGGGCAACGTTTGATTGCGCTGGGACATCAAAATCCCGGCATCGAGCTGGTCGCGGCGCTAGAGCATGACGGCCATCCCAGATTGGGCGAAGACGCCGGCGCGATTGCTGGCGTCGGGCCGATCGGCTTGCCTCTCTCGTCGAAACTGGAAGTCTCGGCCGACGCGCTGATCGACTTCTCAGTTCCCGCTGGCGCCGATCGCGCGATCAAGCTGTGCGTCGACAACAACATCGCCCTGGTGATGGCGACGACCGGTCTGACCGACGAGCACAAAGCGGCGCTGCACGAAGCGGCCAAGAAGATTGCCATCGTCTGGGCGCCCAGCATGAGTCTGGCGGTCAACCTGACGATGAAGCTGACCGAAATCGCCGCCGCCTCGCTGAAGGACTATCCCGGCGGCGCCGACGTTGAAATCGTCGAGCGACATCATCGCTTTAAGGAAGACTCGCCGAGCGGCACCGCGCTGAAGTTCGGTGAGATCGTCAAATCGCAGATGGGACAAACCAAAGAAGCGCACGGCCGCGAAGGTCGTCCCGGCGAGCGTCCTCATGACGAGATCGGCTACCACGCCGTTCGCGTTGGCGACAACCCGGGCGAGCACACGATCATCTTCGGCTTGCTGGGCGAAACGATCGAACTGAAAGTGGGCGCCAGCAATCGCGATTGCTACGCGAACGGCGCGCTGAAAGCGGCGCAGTTCGTCGCCGGCAAACCGGCCGGGCTGTACACGATGGCGGACGTCCTGGGACTGTAA
- a CDS encoding signal peptidase II yields the protein MPTSENTPSPQPSIQPTVGVSRYVIFFTLAIAGCALDLWTKHAVFQADAQFPLIERPGKPPLRIYWLIENYVGFETSLNHGALFGLGQGGTPVFAGFSVLAAIGIVYWLFIRKAASDLWLTIALGSVTAGIFGNLYDRLGMYHGFGHWDKGAVRDWILLTAGSYDLRWPNFNIADSFLVCGAALLLIHAFMQPAGEKASQSPANHPPQQEV from the coding sequence GTGCCAACCAGCGAGAACACGCCTAGCCCGCAACCTTCGATCCAACCGACCGTTGGGGTCAGCCGCTACGTCATCTTCTTCACCTTGGCGATCGCCGGGTGCGCGTTGGATTTGTGGACAAAACACGCCGTGTTTCAGGCCGACGCGCAGTTTCCGCTGATCGAACGCCCAGGAAAACCGCCGCTGCGAATCTACTGGCTGATCGAGAACTACGTCGGCTTTGAGACGTCGCTCAATCACGGCGCGCTGTTCGGCCTAGGGCAGGGCGGGACGCCGGTTTTCGCTGGTTTCTCGGTATTAGCGGCAATTGGGATCGTCTATTGGCTCTTTATCCGCAAGGCGGCGAGCGATCTCTGGCTGACGATTGCGCTCGGCAGCGTGACCGCAGGCATTTTCGGAAATCTATATGACCGACTCGGTATGTACCACGGCTTCGGTCATTGGGACAAAGGCGCCGTTCGCGACTGGATTTTGCTGACAGCTGGCTCTTACGACCTCCGCTGGCCAAATTTTAATATCGCGGACAGTTTTTTAGTTTGTGGGGCTGCATTGCTTCTTATCCATGCTTTTATGCAGCCTGCGGGGGAAAAAGCGTCGCAATCCCCAGCCAACCACCCGCCCCAACAAGAAGTGTAA
- a CDS encoding D-sedoheptulose-7-phosphate isomerase produces the protein MLGAQLDTSAYISHLQQEIAKVDQAAIKNWADLIYQAWENGKWVYIFGNGGSGTTASHMAEDLGKSTLHEKDLGDESRKRLKVLSLTDNAGWLMAVGNDLAYDQIFLQQLMNYGGEGDVVIAISGSGNSANVLNAVDWANRHGLKTIGLTGYSGGKLKDLAQHSLHVPTDDMGMVESIHLCLFHWVLNDVFARINHVGRYAA, from the coding sequence ATGCTAGGCGCCCAACTAGATACGTCCGCGTACATCTCCCACTTGCAACAAGAGATCGCGAAAGTCGATCAGGCTGCGATCAAGAACTGGGCCGATCTGATTTATCAGGCCTGGGAAAATGGGAAATGGGTTTACATCTTCGGCAACGGCGGCTCCGGCACAACCGCCAGCCACATGGCCGAAGACCTGGGGAAAAGCACGCTGCACGAAAAAGACCTTGGCGACGAGTCGCGGAAGCGTCTAAAGGTGCTCAGCCTGACCGATAACGCCGGTTGGTTGATGGCGGTCGGTAACGACCTCGCCTACGATCAAATCTTCCTGCAGCAGTTGATGAACTACGGCGGGGAAGGGGACGTGGTGATTGCGATCAGCGGATCCGGCAACAGCGCCAATGTGCTGAACGCCGTCGACTGGGCGAATCGCCATGGTCTGAAGACGATCGGCCTGACCGGCTATAGCGGCGGCAAGCTGAAAGACCTCGCCCAGCATAGCCTGCACGTACCGACCGACGATATGGGGATGGTCGAGAGCATTCATCTTTGCTTGTTCCACTGGGTCTTGAACGACGTCTTCGCCCGCATCAATCACGTCGGTCGATACGCCGCGTAA
- a CDS encoding TraR/DksA family transcriptional regulator, which produces MATTPSDAKKNALKPAEAEPFRVLLQTLRARLRGDVSQMTESALRKTRSESSGDLSSMPIHMADIGSDNYEQEFTLNMLAAEEGTLQLIQDALARIDSGMYGACVECGGRIKKPRLNAIPYTPLCIDCANQREHA; this is translated from the coding sequence ATGGCGACAACCCCTTCGGACGCGAAAAAAAACGCTTTGAAGCCTGCGGAAGCCGAGCCTTTCCGCGTATTGCTGCAGACGCTGCGTGCTCGACTGCGGGGAGACGTTTCGCAAATGACCGAGTCGGCTCTCCGCAAAACACGGAGCGAATCGTCGGGTGATCTCTCGAGCATGCCGATTCACATGGCGGACATCGGCAGCGACAACTACGAGCAGGAGTTCACGCTCAACATGCTGGCGGCCGAGGAAGGGACGCTTCAACTGATTCAAGACGCACTGGCCAGAATTGACTCCGGAATGTATGGTGCGTGCGTCGAATGCGGCGGACGAATTAAAAAGCCGCGACTAAACGCGATCCCTTACACACCGCTTTGCATTGACTGTGCCAACCAGCGAGAACACGCCTAG
- the thrC gene encoding threonine synthase codes for MADAPHAFQKCLSPDCGKTYDIGQVLVACPACGELLDVKYDWDKVKPPSSWKEIEANWSRRDNPLNFSGVWRFRSLFPYASDEQIVTLGEGQTLLQQTDRVGQYVGLDSGKLHLQYEGMNPSGSFKDNGMTAAFTHAHIVGAKRAACASTGNTSASLAMYCSVTQLMKAVIFIGSGKISYGKLSQALDYGALTLQISGDFDDAMARVKEVTKDLGIYLVNSVNPFRLEGQKSVMFRVLEALRWEPPDWIVVPGGNLGNSSAFGKAFAELKELGLITRIPRLAVINAAGADTLDQLYNNHNLRWNGGRFDQKVIDGYYKNMDETGAKASTLASAIEINRPVNLTKCLRALHDCDGVVRQVNDQEIMDAKSQVGAGGMGCEPASAASVAGAKMLREEGVIAPSDRVVCILTGHLLKDPNATVAYHTTDQDYFNQVLGSRGVKRAAHANRAVAVKNELDDIVRAIQLYG; via the coding sequence GTGGCCGACGCTCCCCACGCATTTCAAAAATGCCTCTCGCCTGACTGCGGAAAAACCTACGACATCGGCCAGGTTCTGGTTGCTTGTCCCGCTTGCGGCGAACTGCTTGACGTCAAATACGACTGGGACAAGGTAAAGCCCCCAAGCAGTTGGAAAGAGATCGAAGCGAACTGGTCGCGTCGCGATAACCCGCTCAACTTCAGCGGCGTCTGGCGTTTCCGCAGCTTGTTCCCCTACGCGTCGGACGAGCAGATCGTCACCTTGGGCGAAGGGCAAACGTTGCTGCAGCAGACCGATCGCGTCGGTCAGTACGTCGGGCTCGATTCGGGCAAACTTCATCTGCAGTACGAAGGGATGAACCCTTCCGGCAGCTTCAAAGACAACGGCATGACCGCCGCGTTTACGCATGCCCACATCGTTGGCGCGAAGCGGGCGGCGTGCGCTTCGACCGGCAACACCAGCGCGTCGCTGGCGATGTACTGCTCGGTCACCCAATTGATGAAGGCGGTCATCTTCATCGGCTCGGGCAAGATCTCGTACGGCAAGCTGTCGCAGGCGCTCGACTACGGCGCCCTGACGCTGCAGATCTCCGGCGACTTCGACGACGCGATGGCTCGCGTGAAGGAAGTGACCAAGGACCTGGGGATTTACCTGGTCAACAGCGTCAACCCGTTCCGTCTGGAAGGGCAAAAGTCAGTGATGTTCCGCGTGCTCGAAGCGCTGCGCTGGGAGCCGCCGGATTGGATCGTCGTCCCGGGCGGAAACCTGGGTAACTCCAGCGCCTTCGGCAAAGCGTTCGCCGAATTGAAAGAGCTTGGCCTGATCACGCGAATTCCGCGTCTGGCGGTGATCAACGCGGCTGGCGCCGATACGCTCGACCAACTCTACAACAACCACAATTTGCGCTGGAATGGTGGGCGCTTCGATCAGAAGGTGATCGACGGCTACTACAAGAACATGGACGAGACCGGCGCCAAAGCGTCGACCTTGGCCAGTGCGATTGAAATCAATCGTCCGGTCAACCTGACCAAGTGCTTGCGAGCGCTGCACGACTGCGACGGCGTCGTCCGCCAGGTGAACGATCAAGAGATCATGGACGCCAAGAGCCAAGTCGGCGCCGGCGGCATGGGTTGCGAACCGGCCAGCGCCGCCAGCGTGGCCGGCGCCAAGATGCTGCGAGAAGAAGGGGTAATCGCGCCGAGCGATCGCGTCGTCTGCATCCTGACCGGGCACCTGCTGAAAGATCCGAACGCGACGGTCGCCTATCACACGACCGACCAGGACTACTTCAATCAAGTCCTGGGAAGTCGCGGCGTCAAACGAGCGGCGCACGCGAATCGCGCCGTGGCGGTCAAGAACGAACTGGACGATATCGTCCGAGCTATCCAGCTTTACGGTTAA
- the thiC gene encoding phosphomethylpyrimidine synthase ThiC yields the protein MTTQLLQARAGNITPEMEFVAKRENISAELVRDEVAAGRLVIPANKVHLAGRLEPMGIGLATTCKINANIGNSAVTSDIGEELKKLHTAVHFGADTVMDLSTGKDIDNIRKQIIDASPVPIGTVPIYQMLEELGGNIEDMRPQHFLDMVEHQAKQGVDYMTVHCGIKLEHLHLSTHRVTGIVSRGGSLIAKWMMAHRKQNPLLTHFDDLCEIMRQYDVTWSLGDGMRPGSIADASDEAQFAELDVLGELTKRGQELGTQVMVEGPGHIPLDQIQMNMERQQEICNGAPFYVLGPLVTDIAPGYDHITSAIGAAMAGWHGAAMLCYVTPKEHLGLPEIEDVKQGVIAYKISAHAADVARKRPGAQDRDDALSRARFSFDWNEQFRLSLDPETAKAYHDQTLPQDTFKSAHFCSMCGPKYCSMKITEQIREMAAEQGELVQLGETPE from the coding sequence ATGACCACGCAATTGCTTCAGGCCCGTGCAGGCAATATCACCCCTGAGATGGAGTTCGTTGCGAAGCGCGAAAACATCAGCGCCGAACTGGTACGCGACGAAGTCGCCGCCGGCCGCTTGGTGATTCCCGCGAACAAAGTTCACCTGGCGGGACGGCTCGAACCGATGGGGATCGGCCTAGCGACCACCTGCAAGATCAACGCCAACATCGGCAATTCGGCGGTCACCAGCGACATCGGAGAAGAACTGAAGAAACTGCACACCGCGGTTCACTTCGGCGCCGACACCGTGATGGATCTGTCGACCGGCAAAGACATCGACAACATCCGCAAGCAGATCATTGACGCCAGCCCGGTTCCGATCGGCACCGTCCCGATCTACCAAATGCTGGAAGAGCTGGGCGGCAACATCGAAGATATGCGCCCGCAGCACTTCCTCGACATGGTCGAACATCAGGCCAAGCAGGGGGTCGATTACATGACCGTCCACTGCGGCATCAAGCTGGAACATCTGCACCTGTCGACGCACCGCGTGACCGGCATCGTCAGCCGCGGCGGTTCGCTGATCGCCAAGTGGATGATGGCTCACCGCAAGCAGAACCCGCTGCTGACCCACTTCGACGACCTGTGCGAAATCATGCGTCAGTACGACGTCACCTGGAGCTTGGGTGACGGCATGCGTCCCGGTTCGATCGCCGACGCTTCGGACGAAGCCCAATTCGCCGAACTGGACGTCCTGGGGGAACTGACCAAGCGCGGTCAGGAACTCGGCACGCAAGTGATGGTCGAAGGCCCGGGCCACATCCCGCTCGACCAGATCCAAATGAACATGGAACGTCAGCAGGAAATCTGCAACGGCGCTCCGTTCTACGTCCTTGGTCCGCTGGTGACCGACATCGCTCCTGGTTACGACCACATCACCAGCGCCATCGGCGCCGCGATGGCCGGTTGGCATGGCGCCGCGATGCTGTGCTACGTCACGCCGAAAGAACACCTTGGCTTGCCGGAAATCGAAGACGTCAAGCAAGGGGTGATCGCCTACAAGATCTCGGCCCACGCGGCCGACGTCGCTCGCAAGCGTCCCGGCGCCCAGGATCGCGACGACGCGCTGAGCCGCGCTCGTTTCAGCTTCGACTGGAACGAACAGTTCCGCTTGTCGCTCGATCCCGAGACCGCCAAGGCGTACCACGATCAGACCTTGCCGCAGGATACCTTCAAGAGCGCCCACTTCTGCAGCATGTGCGGGCCGAAGTATTGCTCGATGAAGATTACCGAACAGATCCGCGAGATGGCGGCCGAACAAGGGGAATTGGTCCAGTTGGGCGAAACCCCCGAATAG
- a CDS encoding RrF2 family transcriptional regulator: MKLSRTVAYALQATLQLAETDSQSPVPCSKLAAKGDMPERFLLQVLRNLVTHGILRSTRGVDGGYTLVRPADQISLLEIIEAIDGPMDSRLPLETEVDTSFQENLKEALANVTSAMRQQLADIKISKLVTKASSGNGRPVIAPHPHIASTMTDAGVPVRQGT, translated from the coding sequence ATGAAACTTTCGCGTACCGTCGCCTATGCCCTTCAGGCGACCCTCCAACTGGCTGAAACCGATTCCCAAAGCCCGGTTCCCTGCAGCAAACTCGCTGCCAAGGGAGACATGCCAGAACGTTTCCTGTTGCAGGTCCTGCGTAATCTTGTCACCCATGGCATCCTGCGCAGCACGCGCGGAGTCGACGGCGGCTACACCTTGGTGCGTCCGGCCGACCAGATTTCGCTCCTAGAAATCATCGAGGCGATCGACGGTCCGATGGACTCGCGATTGCCGCTGGAAACCGAAGTCGACACTTCGTTCCAGGAGAACCTGAAAGAAGCTTTGGCCAACGTCACCAGCGCGATGCGTCAGCAACTTGCCGACATCAAGATCTCGAAGCTTGTGACCAAGGCGTCAAGCGGCAACGGCCGTCCGGTCATCGCTCCGCACCCGCACATCGCGTCCACGATGACCGATGCCGGCGTGCCGGTTCGCCAGGGAACCTAG
- a CDS encoding c-type cytochrome, with the protein MKLRLISLGLLLFLCGSSLSLAGDPEKGYHVIVDKPLISPYWDQETFDNTWRVWPKDLKELAEKASPEERKRMAYDRYGLTPRPDNPNKPLQYVVGDDGLWTPNCFTCHGGEVAGQVIPGAPNHRYAMQTLADDIRYAKMLMGKRLLKSDYGSAVVPLGGTNGTTNAVMFGVILMAFRDADLNVHSSADFMPTKHHDMDAPAWWNFAAKDYIYCDAFAPKGVKGLMQFALARENGPEKFRGWQEDFENVYAYLESIKAPKYPYEVDKSLAEQGRIAFEKTCARCHGKYGPEEKYPSIVVDIEELGTDPVRYEALSPADRKLYGDSWFNEYNQGAKTVDDPAGYVAPHLAGVWASPPYFHNGSVPTLWHVLNPSERPTVWHRTSGQLDQQRVGLTVKEFARMPPEVTRRDERRNYFDTRNYGKSAAGHDYPDELTPEEKRAVLEYLKTL; encoded by the coding sequence ATGAAACTTCGCCTGATTTCTCTTGGCTTGTTGCTGTTCCTCTGCGGCAGTTCTCTGTCGCTAGCTGGCGATCCAGAGAAGGGCTATCACGTCATCGTCGACAAGCCGCTGATTTCCCCCTATTGGGATCAGGAGACCTTCGACAACACGTGGCGCGTCTGGCCGAAGGATCTGAAAGAGCTGGCCGAGAAGGCTTCGCCAGAAGAGCGCAAGCGGATGGCGTACGATCGGTACGGGCTCACTCCTCGCCCCGACAATCCCAACAAGCCGCTGCAATATGTCGTTGGGGATGATGGGCTCTGGACCCCCAACTGCTTTACCTGTCATGGGGGAGAAGTCGCCGGTCAGGTAATCCCCGGCGCCCCCAATCATCGCTATGCGATGCAAACGTTGGCCGACGACATTCGCTACGCCAAGATGCTGATGGGCAAGCGTCTGTTGAAATCGGACTACGGCTCGGCCGTGGTGCCGCTGGGGGGAACCAACGGCACGACCAACGCGGTGATGTTCGGCGTGATTCTGATGGCCTTCCGTGACGCCGACCTGAATGTCCACAGCAGTGCGGACTTCATGCCGACCAAGCATCATGACATGGACGCCCCCGCCTGGTGGAATTTCGCGGCGAAGGACTACATCTACTGCGACGCCTTCGCTCCGAAGGGAGTCAAAGGGCTGATGCAATTTGCGCTCGCCCGCGAAAATGGCCCGGAGAAATTCCGCGGTTGGCAGGAGGATTTTGAAAACGTCTACGCCTACCTCGAATCGATCAAGGCGCCCAAGTATCCGTACGAAGTCGACAAGAGCTTGGCGGAGCAGGGGAGAATCGCCTTCGAAAAGACCTGCGCTCGCTGCCATGGAAAGTATGGCCCCGAGGAAAAATATCCATCGATCGTCGTCGACATCGAAGAACTGGGAACCGATCCGGTTCGTTACGAGGCGCTCTCGCCGGCCGACCGCAAACTATACGGCGACAGTTGGTTCAACGAGTACAACCAAGGCGCAAAAACGGTCGACGATCCGGCGGGATACGTCGCCCCGCATCTTGCCGGCGTTTGGGCTTCGCCTCCCTATTTTCACAATGGGTCGGTTCCGACTTTATGGCATGTGCTGAACCCTAGCGAGCGGCCGACCGTCTGGCATCGGACCAGTGGCCAGCTGGATCAGCAGCGTGTCGGCCTGACCGTCAAAGAGTTTGCCAGGATGCCGCCAGAGGTCACACGGCGCGACGAGCGACGCAACTATTTCGACACGCGTAACTACGGCAAAAGCGCCGCCGGGCACGACTATCCCGACGAGCTGACGCCGGAAGAAAAGCGGGCCGTGCTCGAATACCTGAAAACTCTGTAA
- a CDS encoding MFS transporter, which yields MDKSLEGFESPQTSELRIEDPTHLPPLSRDVSFWGMTITQFFGAFNDNVFKQLLLLMGVAQAVDGTGQDLQGIAMIIFSLPFLLLAGPAGYLADKYSKTNVIVLSKVAEIVAMLLGVIGFWYFGMFGFAGLFVVLFLMGAQSTFFGPAKYGILPEMLHEHDLPKANGIFLMTTFLAIIFGTVAAGVLRDQLTGDGAESNNQLWIGSAICVVIAIVGTLTSLLVRKTEPAKPNAKLTVGACTIPPSAIKLFRARPPMLKALLASCIFWLCAGIVQQSVNSLGVVQLKLNDTETSIMNGLIGVGIACGCLLAGLLSKGQINFRIVQTGAWGISASLALLALPGPNHGHLLGYWGSLPVLVVLGACTGMFSVPIQVYLQAKAPLSQKGEVIAEMSRANWVAILLSGVLYGVFDKILLSFEWPRCYLFAFTVLIMLPVAILYHPPSEDLE from the coding sequence ATGGATAAATCGTTGGAAGGATTTGAATCGCCGCAAACCTCGGAACTGCGGATCGAAGACCCCACGCACCTGCCGCCGCTCTCGCGCGACGTCAGCTTTTGGGGGATGACGATCACGCAGTTCTTTGGCGCGTTCAATGACAATGTCTTCAAGCAGCTCTTGCTGCTGATGGGAGTCGCCCAAGCGGTCGACGGCACTGGCCAGGATCTGCAAGGGATCGCGATGATCATCTTCTCGCTCCCCTTCTTGCTGCTGGCCGGACCGGCCGGTTACTTGGCCGACAAGTATTCGAAGACCAACGTGATCGTGCTCTCGAAGGTCGCCGAGATCGTCGCGATGCTGCTGGGGGTGATCGGCTTTTGGTACTTCGGCATGTTCGGCTTCGCGGGGCTCTTCGTCGTCCTCTTTTTGATGGGAGCGCAAAGCACGTTCTTCGGCCCCGCCAAATATGGCATCTTGCCCGAGATGTTGCACGAACATGACTTGCCCAAAGCGAACGGCATCTTCCTGATGACCACCTTCCTGGCGATCATCTTCGGCACCGTCGCCGCCGGCGTGCTGCGTGATCAGCTGACGGGAGATGGCGCCGAATCGAACAACCAGCTCTGGATTGGATCCGCGATCTGCGTCGTGATCGCCATCGTCGGAACGCTGACGTCGTTGCTGGTTCGCAAAACGGAACCGGCTAAGCCCAACGCCAAGCTAACGGTCGGCGCTTGCACCATTCCTCCCAGCGCAATCAAGCTGTTTCGCGCTCGACCGCCGATGCTGAAGGCGCTGCTCGCCTCGTGCATTTTCTGGCTTTGTGCCGGCATCGTGCAGCAATCGGTCAACTCGCTCGGTGTGGTGCAGCTGAAACTAAATGACACCGAAACCAGCATCATGAACGGGCTGATCGGCGTCGGTATCGCCTGCGGTTGCCTGCTCGCGGGTCTCTTGTCGAAAGGGCAAATCAACTTCCGCATCGTCCAGACCGGCGCCTGGGGGATTAGCGCATCGCTGGCATTATTGGCGCTGCCAGGCCCCAATCATGGGCACTTGCTCGGCTACTGGGGAAGCTTGCCGGTTTTGGTCGTTTTGGGCGCCTGCACCGGGATGTTCTCGGTCCCAATCCAGGTCTACCTGCAAGCGAAGGCGCCCCTGTCGCAGAAAGGGGAAGTGATCGCCGAGATGAGCCGGGCCAACTGGGTCGCGATCTTGCTCTCCGGCGTCCTCTATGGCGTGTTTGACAAAATATTGCTAAGTTTCGAGTGGCCTCGCTGCTATTTGTTCGCATTTACCGTGCTGATCATGCTGCCGGTTGCGATTCTTTACCATCCCCCCAGCGAAGATTTAGAGTAA